From the genome of Mucilaginibacter paludis DSM 18603:
AAGATGCAAAGAAGTTGTCTTTTCATATCATTTGACTATTTAGTTAGCGGAAGCACTCGTATTGGCCAGCAGGCCGTCTATCACTTTAACCATTGCAGTGAACTCTGTGGGACTGTATAGGCGGGTAAGAAATGCAATCCGGCCATCACGGCCGATCACCACGTTCCGTGTTACGCCACTTTTTTTATCGGCAAAAAGTCCAAATATGTCAGCTCCGGGATCAAGTGCCAATGGGTAGGTGATCTTCATATCCGCATGGAATTTTTGTACCTTATCCAAACGTTCGTCGCGGTCAACACCGATCAGCACGAGATCTTTGTTTTGATTCGCTTCCCAAACATCTTTTTGCAAATGCGGCATTTCCGTCCGGCATACGCTGCACCAACTGGCCGTGAATTGTAATACCACTACCTTACCGTGCAGTTCCTTTAACGTGGTTGTTTTCCCGTTAGTCAATTTCAGCGAAAAGTTATCCGGTGCGAGGTCGCCAACTTTAACGATATAGCCGCGGTCATCGTCTGCTTTAGTTGGTGCGGTTTGGGCATTTATGGTAATAACTGAAAAATTGAGAAATAATAATAAAACCGTCTTTTTCATGGTGTGATGATTAAATATAATGTTCGGTTGT
Proteins encoded in this window:
- a CDS encoding TlpA family protein disulfide reductase, with protein sequence MKKTVLLLFLNFSVITINAQTAPTKADDDRGYIVKVGDLAPDNFSLKLTNGKTTTLKELHGKVVVLQFTASWCSVCRTEMPHLQKDVWEANQNKDLVLIGVDRDERLDKVQKFHADMKITYPLALDPGADIFGLFADKKSGVTRNVVIGRDGRIAFLTRLYSPTEFTAMVKVIDGLLANTSASAN